Proteins from a single region of Bacteroidota bacterium:
- a CDS encoding MgtC/SapB family protein, with translation MTLAWSEILLRLLLASLLGALVGLERERKNWSAGLRTHTMVALGSCLVMVVSAFGFSDVLGTPNVVLDPSRVASQVISGIGFIGAGTILFLKQGIIRGLTTAAGLWTVAAIGLATGGGMYFAAGATTFIALIVLWGMQRFEQLYFKKAKRINLSIITLPDPTDTEMLKKLLNSEHNSIHSFAFEKADTAYTYLIELENNEFSKIEDLIKELENNPSVKEVTWTK, from the coding sequence ATGACATTAGCTTGGTCAGAAATATTGTTACGATTACTTTTAGCTTCTTTGTTGGGGGCGTTGGTAGGGCTGGAACGTGAACGCAAAAACTGGTCTGCCGGATTGCGCACACACACAATGGTAGCATTAGGCTCATGTTTGGTGATGGTTGTATCCGCATTTGGATTTTCGGATGTATTGGGCACTCCGAATGTCGTATTAGACCCCTCACGTGTAGCCTCACAAGTTATCAGTGGTATTGGGTTCATCGGTGCCGGAACAATTTTATTTTTGAAACAGGGCATCATCAGAGGGCTCACTACCGCAGCCGGACTTTGGACCGTGGCTGCTATTGGATTGGCAACCGGAGGAGGAATGTATTTTGCTGCCGGTGCTACTACCTTTATTGCATTGATAGTTTTATGGGGTATGCAAAGATTTGAACAACTGTATTTTAAGAAAGCTAAGCGCATTAATTTAAGCATTATTACACTCCCTGATCCCACAGACACAGAAATGCTAAAAAAGCTTTTGAATTCAGAGCACAATTCCATCCATTCTTTTGCCTTTGAAAAAGCAGATACTGCTTACACCTATTTAATTGAATTGGAAAATAATGAGTTTAGCAAAATCGAAGATTTAATAAAAGAACTTGAAAATAATCCTTCAGTAAAAGAAGTTACGTGGACTAAGTAA